The genomic segment GGTCCACTTCGAGATCCGCGTTCCCGAGACCCGCTGGGTGGTTCTGCGATATCCGACGCCGTCCATGGCGCAGTCGGCCAATATGAGCACGCAGGCCTTTGAAGACTTCTACTACTCGGTCACTACTGTTGACTATGCCGCTATGGAGCAGGCGGAAAAGCCGCTGGTCGAACGTATGAACGCAACGACCAACGTTCGGATTGTCGCCCCGGATACCGACCTGAAGTTTTCGATCCAGGATATCCCGGTCGTCCCCTGCTTCGGGCGACGGAACATTCCCGACGGCGAAGTTTTCACTGCCCCCGTGCGGGATTCGGTCCAGGGTCGGATTCACTACAACATCCCGAGCCGGTACAGCGGCACGGTGTTCCGGGATGTCTGCTTCGACTTCGAAGATGGCCGCATCGTGAAGGCAAGTTGTGCTGGGGAATCGAAGCGGCTGAACCAGATTCTCGATACGGACGAGGGCGCCCGATACATCGGTGAGTTCTCTCTCGGGGTGAACTACAACGTCAAGCAGGCCATTCTGGATACGCTGTTCGACGAGAAGATCGGCGGCTCGCTGCACTTTACGCCCGGCAATGCCTATACGACTGCCGATAACGGCAATCGCAGCGGAGTGCACTGGGATCTGATTCTCTCGCAGAAACCAGAAGATGGAGGCGGCGAAGTCTGGTTCGACGATGAACTGATCCGCAAGGATGGTCGGTTCATCCCCGAGGACCTGCAGGGACTCAATCCCTAATTGTCCACCCATCAAATCTTGAAAATATGACGAATACTCTGATTGGTCCCGTTTTAATGAACGGGACTGTCCGGACAGCTGGATTCCCGGACGTTGGCCGTCTGCATTGGATTTGAGGGGAGCCGGGCATCCCGTGTTTTCTGCGGACGCTTCCTCACTGTCTGATGGTGCGAAGCGGTACAATTCGCCCAATCGCTCCGCTACGACCGTTAAATTCGCTCAAAATCCGTCAGTGTTCCGGTTTTGCGCGAGTGCTGACCGGCTCTGATGAGACTATGCACACTGCGGACCCTGCGCATTCAGGGGGAGATAACCTAAAATCAGCGAATTTAACGGGTAGCTTCTTGAATTCGCAAAACCTGCCATTATAGGATCGTGGTTCATGAACAGACGATGATCTGTTTTTGCCCCCGTCCACCTCGAAGACTCCAGTTCACCAACCACAGCTCGGTTGATTAAGGTGAATCAATGCCAATTCCTACGCTCTTTGCGCGCGTTTCGACGCTCGTTCTTGAATCGTCTCTCAAGCGGCTTCCCGGGAAACGTGCTGCTCGCTCGTCTCGCCAAAGTGGTTCGACGACCCGCTTCGTCCAACTGGTCGAAGAGATGGAGCAGAGAATGCTGCTTGCCGGTCAGGGAACGTGGGATCCCCTCGGCCCCTTCTCGGCGTCCGATGGACAAGTCGAAAACATTGCTCCGAACGACACGATCGTGGGTGCCGTGCACACTGTGCTGGCTCATCCGACGAATCCCAACATCCTGTACGTAGGAGCCACGAACGGGGGAGTCTGGCGGACCGATAACGCGACCGCTGTCAGCCCGTCCTGGACCCCGCTGACGGACGATCTGCCGTCCCAGTCGATCGGTGCCCTGGCCTTCGACAGTGCTGACACCTCTAATGAAACTGTCTACGTTGGAATCGGACGTTACAGCAGCTTCGGCCGAACCGGCAACACCCGGGAAGGGCTTTTCCGTTCGACCGACGGGGGAGCAACCTGG from the Rubinisphaera margarita genome contains:
- a CDS encoding aminopeptidase, translated to MDPRHEKLADILVNHSCRLQSGEQVLIEAFDLPDMNLLQCIVREVRKAGAIPHVQLRSNAITRTWLLTADEATLSAAAVIDAERMKKMQAYIGVRASDNSAELSDVPSELMELYSSKYMKPVHFEIRVPETRWVVLRYPTPSMAQSANMSTQAFEDFYYSVTTVDYAAMEQAEKPLVERMNATTNVRIVAPDTDLKFSIQDIPVVPCFGRRNIPDGEVFTAPVRDSVQGRIHYNIPSRYSGTVFRDVCFDFEDGRIVKASCAGESKRLNQILDTDEGARYIGEFSLGVNYNVKQAILDTLFDEKIGGSLHFTPGNAYTTADNGNRSGVHWDLILSQKPEDGGGEVWFDDELIRKDGRFIPEDLQGLNP